A genomic stretch from Asterias rubens chromosome 19, eAstRub1.3, whole genome shotgun sequence includes:
- the LOC117303072 gene encoding outer dense fiber protein 2-like isoform X1 has product MTIDKGRGPPSPPLHVHIDEVTPVHVHIKKGALKKSATARAVEEKLKDTKARTNRSFGLGNLRPTSSSREPWVPAPGKSTKGKKFSWQGANHMLDINPPERDTVHATMRMEDLDEDYNDNKFSNYEKKIDSLMSEVGSLKTERELQRNKREAEKAKEDLGISRRLLENQEEEILDYREELQMTERENEHLRRSVDKLKYDTDFSRSERVVVSTERERLLKKLVEVELDAEAASKQVTQLRDAVYKLREEKRMSSHDSKILGKQRELLLQKLEDFERTNSTLRQMLRDQHKSEAKRDQTQEQRDVLLRKLTQSDADNQRFRMLTLEKEQEIQMLKDSLVSEREQLQSMTDLQTSVSATRGHLQNQLRKREGDCNRMAVQLRKMENQLEQQQIDVDHTQGLLGAAKEKAASDKEALKRATRVQKDRATRSEDAVEKMNMQLLEKETQLADSAMVMDQWKARAEKSTREKVQLESQNATLTRGIEELEEKLREVEMNSRVTADEMQHQLHSKSTERTAVKLENDRLKATLNTVQDKLTFATSEVEQLRTSVHEYESLVGEYKSQSSFPRSSLRMSKSRREALDASFQLEQHQQDRSRREQETMKEMDILRNHLEKRLQELEPLPEQLRNSEQRLLEATENLLTQERRFSEQTKVISDMSTKVDHQAEQLELMREKWHVAQDENRSFTGRMESIQRRLQESEDQNKELHSIVAKREETIHQNQLRLEDKTRENASLTRQLEQAISDSRHLEEEVREKAIQRERNTQARILDLESQLNRIKTETIQIKRAKEDTERKFNSQLYDLKDRLEQSHSTNRSMQNYVQFLKSSYANVFGDTSLSGSPLRGHTPLRT; this is encoded by the exons ATGACAATAGACAAGGGGCGTGGCCCTCCCTCACCCCCTCTGCATGTTCACATTGATGAGGTTACACCGGTCCATGTTCATATTAAGAAAGGAGCGCTGAAGAAATCAGCAACTGCCAGGGCTGTTGAG GAAAAGTTAAAAGACACAAAGGCTCGCACCAATCGCAGTTTTGGACTCGGTAACCTCCGACCCACCTCTTCTTCAAGGGAACCGTGGGTCCCAGCCCCTGGAAAGTCGACCAAAGGGAAAAAATTCTCATGGCAG GGAGCAAATCACATGCTGGACATTAACCCCCCAGAGCGAGACACAGTACACGCCACTATGAGAATGGAAGATCTCGATGAGGATTATAACGACAATAAATTCAGTAATTATGAGAAGAAGATCGACAGTCTCATGTCTGAGGTGGGATCTTTGAAGACTGAG AGGGAGCTCCAGCGCAATAAACGTGAAGCAGAAAAAGCTAAAGAAGACCTCGGTATTTCCAGACGGCTTCTTGAGAACCAGGAAGAAGAGATACTGGACTACCGGGAGGAGTTGCAGATGACAGAACGAGAGAATGAGCATCTTAGACGCTCAGTGGATAAACTCAAGTATGATACGGACTTCTCAAG GTCTGAGAGAGTAGTGGTTAGCACAGAGCGAGAACGCCTGCTAAAGAAGCTTGTTGAGGTGGAGTTAGACGCAGAGGCAGCTTCCAAACAGGTCACACAACTCAGGGATGCTGTATACAAACTGAGAGAG GAGAAGCGGATGTCATCTCATGACAGCAAGATCCTCGGGAAGCAGCGAGAGTTGCTTTTACAGAAACTGGAGGATTTTGAGCGGACTAACTCAACACTGAGACAAATGTTACGGGACCAGCACAAATCAGAG GCAAAACGTGACCAGACGCAAGAACAGCGTGACGTACTTCTACGTAAGCTCACCCAATCGGACGCGGACAATCAACGCTTCCGTATGCTCACCCTGGAGAAAGAACAAGAAATTCAAATGTTAAAG GATTCACTAGTGTCAGAGAGGGAGCAACTGCAATCCATGACCGACCTCCAGACCTCCGTTTCCGCCACACGAGGGCATCTCCAAAACCAGCTGCGCAAACGGGAGGGAGATTGCAACCGAATGGCCGTGCAGCTGCGCAAGATGGAGAACCAGCTAGAGCAGCAGCAGATTGACGTTGATCACACGCAGGGATTGTTGGGTGCAGCGAAGGAGAAGGCGGCATCGGATAAAGAGGCACTGAAGAGAGCCACAAG agtccAGAAAGACCGAGCGACACGCAGCGAAGACGCCGTGGAGAAAATGAACATGCAGCTGCTGGAGAAAGAGACGCAGCTTGCAGATTCTGCAATGGTTATGGATCAGTGGAAAGCTAGAGCGGAGAAGTCCACGAGAGAGAAGGTCCAACTGGAATCTCAGAATGCAACTCTTACACG GGGAATTGAGGAGTTGGAAGAAAAGCTGAGAGAAGTTGAGATGAACTCTAGAGTCACGGCAGATGAAATGCAGCATCAATTACACAGCAAGTCCACTGAGAGAACTGCCGTTAAACTGGAAAATGATAGACTTAAG GCAACACTCAACACCGTTCAAGACAAATTGACCTTTGCAACGAGTGAGGTAGAGCAACTTAGGACAAGCGTCCATGAGTATGAGTCGCTGGTTGGCGAGTACAAGTCCCAG AGCTCCTTTCCTAGGTCCAGCTTAAGG ATGAGTAAGTCTCGGCGTGAAGCTCTTGATGCCTCGTTCCAGCTGGAGCAACACCAACAAGACAGATCACGTAGAGAACAAGAAACTATGAAGGAAATGGACATT cTGAGGAACCATCTTGAGAAGAGACTACAGGAGCTGGAACCACTCCCCGAGCAACTACGGAACTCTGAGCAGAGACTCCTAGAAGCAACGGAGAACCTCCTGACTCAGGAGAGACGATTCTCTGAACAGACCAAGGTCATCTCAGACATGTCCACCAAA gTTGACCATCAGGCAGAGCAGCTTGAGTTGATGAGAGAGAAGTGGCACGTAGCTCAGGACGAGAACAGATCCTTCACTGGCAGAATGGAATCCATTCAAAG GAGGCTTCAAGAGTCTGAAGACCAGAACAAAGAGCTGCATTCCATCGTAGCAAAGAGGGAGGAGACCATTCATCAGAATCAG TTGCGACTTGAGGATAAGACCAGAGAGAATGCCAGTCTGACTCGGCAGCTGGAGCAAGCCATCAGCGACAGCAGGCACCTTGAGGAAGAGGTTCGGGAGAAGGCGATTCAACGAGAGCGTAACACACAGGCTAGGATCTTAGATCTGGAGTCGCAGTTGAATCGCATTAAGACGGAAACGATACAGATCAAACGCGCCAAAGAAGAT
- the LOC117303072 gene encoding outer dense fiber protein 2-like isoform X2 yields the protein MTIDKGRGPPSPPLHVHIDEVTPVHVHIKKGALKKSATARAVEEKLKDTKARTNRSFGLGNLRPTSSSREPWVPAPGKSTKGKKFSWQGANHMLDINPPERDTVHATMRMEDLDEDYNDNKFSNYEKKIDSLMSEVGSLKTERELQRNKREAEKAKEDLGISRRLLENQEEEILDYREELQMTERENEHLRRSVDKLKYDTDFSRSERVVVSTERERLLKKLVEVELDAEAASKQVTQLRDAVYKLREEKRMSSHDSKILGKQRELLLQKLEDFERTNSTLRQMLRDQHKSEAKRDQTQEQRDVLLRKLTQSDADNQRFRMLTLEKEQEIQMLKDSLVSEREQLQSMTDLQTSVSATRGHLQNQLRKREGDCNRMAVQLRKMENQLEQQQIDVDHTQGLLGAAKEKAASDKEALKRATRVQKDRATRSEDAVEKMNMQLLEKETQLADSAMVMDQWKARAEKSTREKVQLESQNATLTRGIEELEEKLREVEMNSRVTADEMQHQLHSKSTERTAVKLENDRLKATLNTVQDKLTFATSEVEQLRTSVHEYESLVGEYKSQMSKSRREALDASFQLEQHQQDRSRREQETMKEMDILRNHLEKRLQELEPLPEQLRNSEQRLLEATENLLTQERRFSEQTKVISDMSTKVDHQAEQLELMREKWHVAQDENRSFTGRMESIQRRLQESEDQNKELHSIVAKREETIHQNQLRLEDKTRENASLTRQLEQAISDSRHLEEEVREKAIQRERNTQARILDLESQLNRIKTETIQIKRAKEDTERKFNSQLYDLKDRLEQSHSTNRSMQNYVQFLKSSYANVFGDTSLSGSPLRGHTPLRT from the exons ATGACAATAGACAAGGGGCGTGGCCCTCCCTCACCCCCTCTGCATGTTCACATTGATGAGGTTACACCGGTCCATGTTCATATTAAGAAAGGAGCGCTGAAGAAATCAGCAACTGCCAGGGCTGTTGAG GAAAAGTTAAAAGACACAAAGGCTCGCACCAATCGCAGTTTTGGACTCGGTAACCTCCGACCCACCTCTTCTTCAAGGGAACCGTGGGTCCCAGCCCCTGGAAAGTCGACCAAAGGGAAAAAATTCTCATGGCAG GGAGCAAATCACATGCTGGACATTAACCCCCCAGAGCGAGACACAGTACACGCCACTATGAGAATGGAAGATCTCGATGAGGATTATAACGACAATAAATTCAGTAATTATGAGAAGAAGATCGACAGTCTCATGTCTGAGGTGGGATCTTTGAAGACTGAG AGGGAGCTCCAGCGCAATAAACGTGAAGCAGAAAAAGCTAAAGAAGACCTCGGTATTTCCAGACGGCTTCTTGAGAACCAGGAAGAAGAGATACTGGACTACCGGGAGGAGTTGCAGATGACAGAACGAGAGAATGAGCATCTTAGACGCTCAGTGGATAAACTCAAGTATGATACGGACTTCTCAAG GTCTGAGAGAGTAGTGGTTAGCACAGAGCGAGAACGCCTGCTAAAGAAGCTTGTTGAGGTGGAGTTAGACGCAGAGGCAGCTTCCAAACAGGTCACACAACTCAGGGATGCTGTATACAAACTGAGAGAG GAGAAGCGGATGTCATCTCATGACAGCAAGATCCTCGGGAAGCAGCGAGAGTTGCTTTTACAGAAACTGGAGGATTTTGAGCGGACTAACTCAACACTGAGACAAATGTTACGGGACCAGCACAAATCAGAG GCAAAACGTGACCAGACGCAAGAACAGCGTGACGTACTTCTACGTAAGCTCACCCAATCGGACGCGGACAATCAACGCTTCCGTATGCTCACCCTGGAGAAAGAACAAGAAATTCAAATGTTAAAG GATTCACTAGTGTCAGAGAGGGAGCAACTGCAATCCATGACCGACCTCCAGACCTCCGTTTCCGCCACACGAGGGCATCTCCAAAACCAGCTGCGCAAACGGGAGGGAGATTGCAACCGAATGGCCGTGCAGCTGCGCAAGATGGAGAACCAGCTAGAGCAGCAGCAGATTGACGTTGATCACACGCAGGGATTGTTGGGTGCAGCGAAGGAGAAGGCGGCATCGGATAAAGAGGCACTGAAGAGAGCCACAAG agtccAGAAAGACCGAGCGACACGCAGCGAAGACGCCGTGGAGAAAATGAACATGCAGCTGCTGGAGAAAGAGACGCAGCTTGCAGATTCTGCAATGGTTATGGATCAGTGGAAAGCTAGAGCGGAGAAGTCCACGAGAGAGAAGGTCCAACTGGAATCTCAGAATGCAACTCTTACACG GGGAATTGAGGAGTTGGAAGAAAAGCTGAGAGAAGTTGAGATGAACTCTAGAGTCACGGCAGATGAAATGCAGCATCAATTACACAGCAAGTCCACTGAGAGAACTGCCGTTAAACTGGAAAATGATAGACTTAAG GCAACACTCAACACCGTTCAAGACAAATTGACCTTTGCAACGAGTGAGGTAGAGCAACTTAGGACAAGCGTCCATGAGTATGAGTCGCTGGTTGGCGAGTACAAGTCCCAG ATGAGTAAGTCTCGGCGTGAAGCTCTTGATGCCTCGTTCCAGCTGGAGCAACACCAACAAGACAGATCACGTAGAGAACAAGAAACTATGAAGGAAATGGACATT cTGAGGAACCATCTTGAGAAGAGACTACAGGAGCTGGAACCACTCCCCGAGCAACTACGGAACTCTGAGCAGAGACTCCTAGAAGCAACGGAGAACCTCCTGACTCAGGAGAGACGATTCTCTGAACAGACCAAGGTCATCTCAGACATGTCCACCAAA gTTGACCATCAGGCAGAGCAGCTTGAGTTGATGAGAGAGAAGTGGCACGTAGCTCAGGACGAGAACAGATCCTTCACTGGCAGAATGGAATCCATTCAAAG GAGGCTTCAAGAGTCTGAAGACCAGAACAAAGAGCTGCATTCCATCGTAGCAAAGAGGGAGGAGACCATTCATCAGAATCAG TTGCGACTTGAGGATAAGACCAGAGAGAATGCCAGTCTGACTCGGCAGCTGGAGCAAGCCATCAGCGACAGCAGGCACCTTGAGGAAGAGGTTCGGGAGAAGGCGATTCAACGAGAGCGTAACACACAGGCTAGGATCTTAGATCTGGAGTCGCAGTTGAATCGCATTAAGACGGAAACGATACAGATCAAACGCGCCAAAGAAGAT